The Glutamicibacter mishrai DNA window GTGACGGTATTGCCCATGCCGTCGTCGTAGCTCAGGATGATGGCGCTCCAGGTTGCCCCGGGACGCTGGTAGACGGTGCCTTCGGCGGTCTTGAACTGGCGGCCGCGCATGTAGGAGAAGGTGGTGCGCCGATCTTCGCGGGTGGCGGCGTCATTGGCTGATTCATTCAGCCGCGGCGTCGCAAAGAACACGTGGCCCATGGCGTCAAACAGCGTCGACTTGCCCACGCCGGGATGGCCGGTGACCAGGGTTCCGGCACGGTCGACGGCCAGGTCATGAAGTCCGTGGAAGGTGCCCCAATTAACGATCTGCACCCGGCTGAGGCGATGCTGGCCGGGGTTGATGGCGCCGCCCAGCGGAAGAGTCATTTCAATGCTCATCGGTTACTCCTGCACCAACTCGGGGGTCTGTTCAGCCAGTTCGTCGTTCTCGTCAGCTGTTAGGTTGAAGGCCGGCTCATTGGCATCGATGGCTGCGATATAACGCGGGATGTCCTGGATATTGCCCAGAGGCAAGGCCATCGCCAACGCAGGGGAGATGCGGAACTCGTTCTCCAACTCGGTGCCGGTCAACAGCCTCAAGGACTGCAGGCGGGCAATGGCAGCATCGCAGGATTCGGCGAAGCGCTTGTCATCGCGGTCGCTGGCCTGGCGGTGCTCGGCCAGGATCTCGTGCATCGTGGACCGGGAAGCCACGGCATCGGCTCCGCTGCCGGACTGCTGTTCCAGCAGCAGGCGCAAGCGCAGCGCCAGCAGCGTTTCATCGCGCTTCAACGGGCGTCGCGGGGCAATCGGTGCGGTATGGACCTGCTCGATTTGTACCGGGGCCAGCATCGCGATCTTGCGATCCATATCCAAGGTCAATGACAGGAAGATCTCCGAGAAGTAATCGGTGATCGTCTGCTGCTGATCCAGCAACAGCTGCCAGGCTGCGGCATCGATCGAGCCGTCGAGGTAAGGGCCGCGCAAGAGGCGAACCAGCAGCTGGCGCAGCGGCAGGGAGTACTTTCCGGTATCACCTTCGAACAACGGTTCGGCGATCGGTGCGGCGTAGGCATCGCTCGTGGTCATAGCGGCTCCTTCGTGAAGCTTAAAGCGGGCAGGATAGCGGTTCTCATCGAACCATCAAGTTGCTGGAATTCAATGTTGACCAGGTCAGCCTCGTTGAGCGACTCGCCATTGGTGCGGCCGATCTCCACGAGGGCGCGAATGGTATTCAAATGCCGATGCTCATCATCCAAGGCAGCGAATACTTCATCCATGCGCACCGCCGAGCCTTGCGAGCCATCCAGATGCCGGGTAATCGATGCGCGCAGCAAGGCCATATCGGCCTGGGGAGTCGCCGGGTTGCGGACGATGTCGGCTTCGCTGAATTCCGGGGCCTGGGCCAACGGCGGAGGCGCGACGTGTTCGGAAGGATCGTAAATGCCCAATCCCGAGAGCGTCATCAGCTGCGGGGTGTACAGGTCCATCGGGGCCAGGCCGCTGCGCGGTTTCAACGCAGTTGACTTGCTGATTGCCAGCTCCGCCTCGCGGACCGCCTGGCGCAGAAGCTCAGCTTGCTTGTAATCCTCGGATTGCACAAAGGCATGCAAGGACTCGGACAGCTTGCCGTAGGACGCGTGCACCTCGGCGGCCTGCCGGCGCAATTCCCGCAGCAGGTTCGTGAGGATCTGGCGTTCTGTGGTCTCCAAGTCGTCAACAAAATCGCGCTCGAGGACTTCAGCCAGCGCCGAGCGGAATCGCTGCTGGGCATCGGGGGAGTTGAGGAATTCGGTGAACCCGCTGAAGGTTTCGCCTTCGGCCGTCGAACGCAGCTGGCGATCGGCTTCGAGCACCTGGCCCACCGCGACGCCCTTGGCTGTGGAAGCATCGAGGATGCCTTCACGAAGCGAGTGCAACATGTCCTGGACGCCATCGCGCATGCGGCGGAAGTCCGCCGGGAGGCTTGAAGCAAGGTCCAGCAGCGAACGCGTGGCCGACAGGGCTGTGGTCCGCGACAACACTGCAGGATCATCCCCGCTGCGCAGCTGTTCAATCTGCGCTTGGCGTTGGGCGATCTGGGATTCCAAGGCGCGGATTCGGGCCTCGGGATCGGGGTCCGTCTCGTGGACCAAGGATTCCAGCGAGGAAAGCAGGGTATTGAGGCGCGAGGAGTTCAGGTGCGAATCATCGGTGGAAAAATCTGCGAGGAATCGAAGCGCGCGCAGGGTCTGGGCGCTGGGTTCGTAGACGAAGCGCCCATCGATCAGCGGACGGGCCAGAATCCCTTGCTTGACCCAGGCTTCGGCAAAATCCTGGGCGGAATACGACTGCGGGATCTGCTCGTCGCTTTTCCGGGCCTGCTTCAAAAACGAATCCAGCGACGCATGGAAGAGCTCCAACGCTACGCGGGAGCGATCTGCGGTGAATTCTGCTCTGATGAAGGCAACCGCCCAAGGTTGGGCCGTCAAAAGACGATATGCTGCCGAGCCTTTGAACTGCTGAGCCTGAAGCCACAAACTATTCGCGCGGTGCGAGGGCTGCATGTACTTCCTTGATCTTTAGGACGCCTAACTAATCAATTCTAAATCATCGGGCTTAACAGTAAATGTGAATCCATCGCGTCTGGGCCTGAATCTGGAGGATTGCCGACGAAACAGCATCCGGGGGTGTTGCCAAAACCTCATCCTGTGTAGGGTCGAATTAGATGGATGACAACTTGTTTTCTGTCCAAGCATGGCAAAAGCCAAAATGCGCGGAGGTGGGGATCAATGAAGTCTTTACGACTAGCGATATCCGTCGGCCTGGTCATGGCAATGGCTGCCTGCAGCGGCCAATCGACCACCGAAACCCCGGATTCCCAGTCCGCTGCCCCTGAACAGCCCCAACAAGAACAAGACCGGGTCAAAAGCGTGAAGGCCGAGATCAACCGGCTCGCCGACGGCTATGACTATGACGCCGCAATCAAGCTGGCCAAAGAGGACAAGGAACTGTCCTCCATGACCGCCGGGCTGGAAGACGAAAAGAAGCAGACGAAAGCGTGGGAGCGGCCCGATCAGATTCCGCACCTGTTTTTCCATTCGCTCATTGTGGATACCGACCGCGCCTTTGAC harbors:
- a CDS encoding DUF4194 domain-containing protein produces the protein MTTSDAYAAPIAEPLFEGDTGKYSLPLRQLLVRLLRGPYLDGSIDAAAWQLLLDQQQTITDYFSEIFLSLTLDMDRKIAMLAPVQIEQVHTAPIAPRRPLKRDETLLALRLRLLLEQQSGSGADAVASRSTMHEILAEHRQASDRDDKRFAESCDAAIARLQSLRLLTGTELENEFRISPALAMALPLGNIQDIPRYIAAIDANEPAFNLTADENDELAEQTPELVQE
- a CDS encoding DUF3375 domain-containing protein, with the translated sequence MQPSHRANSLWLQAQQFKGSAAYRLLTAQPWAVAFIRAEFTADRSRVALELFHASLDSFLKQARKSDEQIPQSYSAQDFAEAWVKQGILARPLIDGRFVYEPSAQTLRALRFLADFSTDDSHLNSSRLNTLLSSLESLVHETDPDPEARIRALESQIAQRQAQIEQLRSGDDPAVLSRTTALSATRSLLDLASSLPADFRRMRDGVQDMLHSLREGILDASTAKGVAVGQVLEADRQLRSTAEGETFSGFTEFLNSPDAQQRFRSALAEVLERDFVDDLETTERQILTNLLRELRRQAAEVHASYGKLSESLHAFVQSEDYKQAELLRQAVREAELAISKSTALKPRSGLAPMDLYTPQLMTLSGLGIYDPSEHVAPPPLAQAPEFSEADIVRNPATPQADMALLRASITRHLDGSQGSAVRMDEVFAALDDEHRHLNTIRALVEIGRTNGESLNEADLVNIEFQQLDGSMRTAILPALSFTKEPL